In Halobacillus amylolyticus, the following proteins share a genomic window:
- a CDS encoding ABC transporter ATP-binding protein has protein sequence MAGPDKQGRTPVQRHQGIGTAPPKVDEMKATLKRIFGYMVREKKLFMLVLGIIFVSSALSLLGPFLLGVAVDRVIASPTTDTLIVMLVLLLGVYSFHSLFLWLQNYWMIGIAQHTVYAMRKHLFSHLQRLPILFFQERQQGELMSRLTNDMENVSRTLNVAVIQFVTSILTISGTIVIMFWLSPLLALLTLTIVPVMYFGMKWITKRTGQFFKDQQKHLGDMNGYVEEMFSGQKIIAMFSREDHVIADFKEKNEALRRSGYWAQTYSGFIPKLMNMLNNVSFAIIVGAGGLLALSEAISIGVIVTFTTYSRQFTRPLNDLANQYNMILSAVAGAERVFQIIDEAEEKQDEEEADDIASMTGEIEFRSVDFSYGDEQDTLTNINFHANPGETVALVGPTGAGKTTIISLLSRFYETKGGQILIDGKDLKTISRDSLRRQMGVVLQDSTMFHTTIRENLRYGRLDATDSEVEQATKAAHAHEFIVKLPQGYDTVLDSDGKGVSHGQLQLLSIARAMLADPALLILDEATSSIDTVTEMKINDALTKLMKGRTSFVIAHRLNTVRSADLIVVLQHGEIVEQGSHRELLGQEGFYAELVEAQQMERRGLM, from the coding sequence ATGGCTGGTCCTGATAAACAAGGGCGCACACCCGTTCAACGCCACCAGGGCATCGGTACTGCGCCTCCTAAAGTAGATGAGATGAAAGCGACCCTAAAGCGGATTTTTGGCTATATGGTCCGTGAGAAAAAGCTTTTCATGCTTGTGCTGGGGATTATTTTCGTAAGCTCAGCCCTTTCATTGCTCGGCCCCTTTTTACTTGGTGTAGCCGTCGATCGTGTCATAGCTAGTCCGACCACGGACACATTAATAGTTATGCTTGTTTTGTTGTTAGGTGTTTATTCATTTCACTCGCTGTTTTTATGGTTGCAAAATTACTGGATGATCGGCATTGCCCAACATACGGTCTATGCCATGAGAAAGCATTTATTCTCCCATTTGCAGCGACTGCCGATCTTATTTTTTCAAGAACGTCAACAAGGTGAATTGATGAGCCGGTTAACAAATGACATGGAAAATGTCAGCCGTACATTGAATGTGGCTGTCATTCAATTTGTTACGAGCATCCTTACCATTTCAGGAACAATTGTGATTATGTTCTGGCTCAGCCCCTTGCTTGCGTTGCTGACACTTACGATTGTTCCTGTCATGTACTTTGGAATGAAATGGATTACAAAGAGGACGGGGCAGTTTTTCAAGGACCAACAGAAGCATCTTGGGGACATGAATGGCTATGTAGAGGAGATGTTTTCAGGTCAAAAAATTATCGCGATGTTTTCACGTGAAGACCATGTGATTGCTGATTTTAAGGAGAAAAATGAAGCCTTGAGACGGTCAGGTTATTGGGCCCAAACCTACTCTGGTTTTATCCCTAAGTTGATGAATATGCTGAACAATGTCAGCTTTGCGATTATTGTTGGAGCGGGAGGACTGCTTGCCTTAAGCGAAGCAATTTCAATAGGTGTCATCGTAACATTTACAACCTATTCCCGACAGTTTACTCGCCCGCTGAATGATCTGGCCAACCAGTATAATATGATTCTATCAGCAGTGGCCGGGGCAGAACGTGTTTTCCAAATAATCGATGAAGCGGAAGAAAAGCAAGATGAGGAGGAAGCGGATGATATAGCTTCGATGACTGGAGAAATCGAATTTCGCTCAGTTGATTTTTCCTATGGTGACGAACAAGATACGCTGACCAACATTAATTTTCATGCCAATCCAGGCGAAACCGTAGCCTTAGTCGGTCCAACAGGTGCAGGTAAGACAACGATCATCTCACTCCTTTCGCGCTTTTATGAAACAAAAGGCGGACAGATTTTAATTGATGGAAAAGATCTGAAGACGATCAGCCGTGACAGTTTACGTCGCCAAATGGGAGTGGTGCTTCAAGATTCCACCATGTTTCACACAACCATTCGCGAAAATCTACGCTATGGCCGTTTGGATGCTACAGATTCCGAAGTCGAACAGGCAACAAAAGCTGCTCACGCTCATGAGTTTATCGTAAAGCTTCCCCAAGGTTATGACACCGTACTCGATTCAGATGGAAAAGGTGTCAGTCATGGTCAGCTTCAATTACTTTCGATTGCTCGTGCCATGCTCGCTGACCCAGCATTGTTGATTTTGGACGAGGCTACAAGCAGCATCGACACAGTGACTGAAATGAAAATTAATGATGCTTTGACTAAGTTAATGAAGGGGCGCACCAGTTTCGTCATCGCACACCGGCTGAACACGGTTCGATCAGCTGACTTGATCGTAGTGTTGCAGCACGGTGAAATTGTTGAACAAGGTAGTCACCGTGAGCTTTTGGGGCAAGAGGGTTTTTATGCAGAGTTGGTAGAGGCACAGCAAATGGAGAGACGGGGGTTGATGTAA
- a CDS encoding IS1096 element passenger TnpR family protein translates to MELLGTQTLLELHHAIQQIFDMSDDHLYAFYMDGKKFGEQRLSLP, encoded by the coding sequence TTGGAGCTATTAGGTACGCAGACTCTTTTGGAACTCCATCACGCTATTCAGCAAATCTTTGATATGAGCGACGACCACCTATACGCTTTTTATATGGATGGCAAGAAATTCGGTGAACAAAGGTTATCACTCCCATAG
- a CDS encoding GNAT family N-acetyltransferase: MEMKEGLPKPALQGTSLLTRDIIPSSYVDQYLEEVIGKWYTEERIAKGIVDVGREWNGWFVAQQGGEMLGSIGGGMHDEITSEVYVLYLHPGKRNGGIGTKLLEILTEVQRGYGATEQWVSVLKGNHYGFPFYEASGFPF, translated from the coding sequence ATGGAGATGAAAGAGGGATTGCCCAAGCCTGCATTGCAGGGGACGAGTTTACTTACCCGCGATATCATTCCTTCAAGTTATGTAGATCAATACTTAGAAGAGGTGATTGGTAAATGGTACACAGAAGAGAGAATTGCTAAAGGAATTGTTGACGTGGGCCGTGAGTGGAACGGTTGGTTTGTTGCTCAACAAGGTGGGGAAATGTTGGGATCTATTGGTGGGGGGATGCACGATGAGATCACTTCAGAGGTGTACGTCCTATACCTCCATCCAGGGAAAAGAAATGGTGGAATTGGAACAAAGCTTCTAGAAATACTAACTGAGGTTCAGCGAGGATACGGTGCTACAGAACAATGGGTTTCGGTGCTAAAGGGAAATCATTATGGCTTTCCTTTTTATGAAGCAAGCGGGTTTCCTTTTTAA
- a CDS encoding ATP-grasp domain-containing protein has protein sequence MSKIYVLHENDEWTNHLTKRLQELKLPFEVWHLDQGNIDLTSEPPEGIFYNRISASSHTRDHRFAPEFTEAVLAWLERHGRTVVNGSRALRLEVSKVNQYMALNETGITPPKTIASVGKDQIISAAKKLDLVPFITKHNRAGKGQGVQLFHSIEALKEYVYGDSFDEPVDGITLVQQYIEAPEPYIVRHEFVGGEFLYAVKVDTSEGFELCPADACTIDDIYCPTGEEETGGAKFEILDNYHPPILEQYEKFLQENNIQVAGIEAIQDQDGQLYTYDVNTNTNYNSDAEARADVYGMLALAKYLGQQLSSLQKV, from the coding sequence ATGAGTAAAATTTATGTTTTACACGAAAATGACGAATGGACAAATCATTTAACAAAACGTCTACAGGAACTAAAGCTGCCATTTGAGGTATGGCACTTGGATCAAGGAAACATCGACTTAACTAGTGAGCCTCCAGAAGGCATTTTTTATAATCGTATAAGTGCCTCTTCACACACAAGAGATCACCGTTTTGCCCCAGAATTTACAGAAGCCGTGCTTGCTTGGCTTGAGCGACACGGACGTACGGTTGTAAACGGAAGCCGTGCGCTTCGGCTAGAAGTAAGTAAAGTGAATCAATATATGGCCCTAAATGAGACCGGCATTACGCCACCGAAAACGATCGCATCTGTTGGCAAAGATCAGATTATTAGCGCTGCCAAAAAGCTGGACTTAGTTCCCTTCATTACTAAACATAATCGTGCAGGGAAAGGGCAAGGTGTTCAATTGTTCCATTCCATCGAAGCACTGAAAGAGTATGTATATGGGGATTCATTTGACGAACCCGTCGATGGGATTACACTTGTTCAGCAGTACATCGAAGCACCAGAGCCTTATATTGTACGTCATGAATTTGTCGGCGGAGAATTTTTATATGCTGTAAAAGTAGATACATCTGAAGGCTTCGAATTATGCCCGGCTGATGCATGCACCATCGATGACATTTATTGCCCAACAGGTGAAGAAGAAACAGGTGGGGCTAAATTTGAAATTTTAGATAACTACCACCCTCCGATCCTTGAACAATATGAGAAGTTCTTGCAGGAAAACAATATTCAAGTTGCTGGTATTGAAGCGATTCAGGATCAAGACGGACAACTTTATACGTATGATGTGAATACGAACACGAATTATAACTCTGATGCTGAGGCTAGAGCAGATGTTTATGGTATGCTTGCTCTTGCCAAATATTTAGGGCAGCAGTTGTCTTCTCTTCAAAAAGTGTAA
- a CDS encoding ABC transporter ATP-binding protein, translated as MQKVFSYASTYKRSAIIAIFLMLIELVVELVQPLVMAKIIDEGILQENYTVVSIWGGLLVGFSLLAFAAGVINSFFAARVSQGVGYDIRRDIFKKVQEFTTTNFQVHSTPGLVTRMTSDVLQIQNLVHVMMRIALRAPLFIIFALVMAFTIHFELALILVVTVPLLGAFLFWVLTKGVKLFRLVQNKLDSVNTVIRENLTGIRLIKGFNRGEYEEDRFHKVNHSLMGENKRALWLMELAMPVVMLGMNIIILIVLWVGATQLNFGNAQAGEIVAIINYATRIMFTFSVFSFLIMVFSRGSASANRITEVLDEETPDFLHVINGVKPELKGHIHFQNVSFSRDGRETLEDISFQARAGETIGILGETGSGKTSLLQLIPRLFDKSSGQIFLDNIDISEFDVKHLRRQISLVPQEIHLFSGSIAENIAWGKEDATMREITEAAKQAQIHSFVAQLPNGYDTRLGQKGITFSGGQKQRLSIARALVRNPKILILDDSTSALDAHTEARLMHSVNQQDCTVLMVAQKISSLKAADKILLLHDGKLIAEGSHSTLLHESPYYEQVYQSQQEEVM; from the coding sequence ATGCAAAAGGTTTTTTCGTATGCATCTACATATAAAAGGTCCGCAATCATTGCCATCTTTTTAATGCTTATTGAATTGGTTGTTGAACTCGTGCAGCCCTTAGTAATGGCAAAAATCATAGATGAGGGAATTTTACAGGAGAATTATACGGTTGTCTCGATTTGGGGAGGCCTACTTGTTGGATTCTCTTTACTTGCCTTTGCTGCAGGCGTGATCAACTCATTTTTTGCTGCTAGAGTCAGTCAAGGTGTTGGATATGATATAAGGCGTGATATTTTTAAAAAAGTACAGGAGTTTACAACGACTAACTTTCAAGTTCATTCTACGCCCGGTCTTGTCACGCGAATGACGAGCGATGTGCTTCAAATTCAAAATTTGGTCCACGTGATGATGAGGATTGCGTTGCGAGCACCGTTATTTATCATCTTTGCCCTGGTGATGGCTTTTACGATTCATTTTGAATTAGCTTTAATTCTAGTTGTAACTGTCCCACTGCTCGGTGCTTTTTTATTTTGGGTGTTGACGAAAGGGGTTAAGCTGTTCAGGCTTGTGCAAAACAAACTTGATAGCGTCAATACAGTGATCCGTGAGAATTTAACGGGGATCCGTTTAATCAAAGGCTTTAATCGCGGTGAATACGAGGAGGATCGCTTTCACAAGGTCAATCATTCTTTAATGGGGGAAAATAAACGCGCGCTTTGGCTGATGGAGTTAGCCATGCCTGTTGTTATGCTAGGGATGAATATCATCATTCTCATCGTTCTATGGGTGGGGGCTACCCAACTTAACTTTGGAAATGCTCAGGCAGGGGAAATTGTAGCAATTATTAATTATGCGACTAGAATTATGTTCACCTTTTCTGTCTTTTCCTTTTTAATTATGGTTTTTTCAAGAGGAAGTGCCTCGGCTAATCGGATTACAGAGGTCCTTGATGAAGAGACACCTGATTTTCTCCATGTTATCAATGGTGTAAAACCTGAGCTTAAGGGTCACATTCACTTTCAAAATGTTTCTTTTTCACGTGATGGGCGTGAGACACTTGAGGATATTAGTTTTCAAGCCAGAGCAGGGGAAACGATTGGTATTTTAGGAGAGACGGGGTCAGGTAAAACGAGCTTGCTTCAGCTTATTCCAAGGCTATTTGACAAATCGTCCGGTCAGATTTTCCTTGATAACATTGATATAAGCGAGTTTGATGTGAAACATCTGCGCAGGCAGATTAGTCTTGTGCCGCAGGAAATCCATTTGTTCTCAGGGAGTATTGCAGAAAATATCGCCTGGGGCAAAGAGGATGCGACTATGAGAGAAATTACAGAAGCAGCCAAACAAGCTCAAATTCACTCCTTTGTGGCCCAACTGCCAAATGGTTATGATACCCGCCTTGGGCAGAAGGGCATTACGTTCTCAGGTGGACAAAAGCAGCGGTTATCGATTGCAAGGGCACTAGTCCGAAATCCGAAGATCCTCATTTTGGACGACAGCACAAGTGCACTTGATGCCCATACGGAGGCGCGCCTCATGCACTCAGTAAATCAGCAAGATTGCACCGTTCTCATGGTAGCTCAGAAAATTAGCTCACTTAAAGCAGCAGATAAGATTTTGCTGCTTCATGATGGGAAACTGATCGCTGAAGGCAGTCACTCGACATTGTTACACGAAAGCCCTTATTACGAACAAGTATATCAATCTCAACAGGAGGAAGTGATGTAA
- a CDS encoding cupredoxin domain-containing protein yields MKVLFLTKRKIGFFLGVLVLGAAAFFIGNSLWWNDTTPTLSESVNAETRVINLVTGEFKSKTADGKELEAYRWDPGTIYVEKGEQFRLSIYGVNGKEHPFTIEGTDVKGVVKKGEETIVDLKFDEEGVYRLICQTHADIQSNGPMIAYIVVD; encoded by the coding sequence TTGAAAGTATTATTTCTTACAAAGCGGAAAATTGGATTTTTTCTCGGTGTTCTAGTGCTTGGAGCTGCTGCATTTTTTATAGGAAATTCATTATGGTGGAATGACACAACACCTACACTATCGGAGTCAGTAAATGCAGAAACGCGAGTGATTAATCTAGTTACAGGAGAATTCAAATCCAAAACAGCTGACGGAAAAGAACTAGAAGCCTACCGCTGGGATCCAGGAACAATTTATGTTGAAAAAGGTGAGCAGTTTAGGTTAAGTATCTATGGAGTGAATGGCAAGGAGCATCCGTTTACAATTGAGGGAACAGACGTGAAGGGCGTGGTCAAAAAGGGCGAAGAAACAATCGTCGATCTTAAGTTTGATGAAGAAGGTGTATATCGACTCATTTGTCAAACACATGCCGACATTCAATCCAATGGTCCAATGATTGCTTATATCGTTGTTGACTAA